The Pedobacter roseus genome contains a region encoding:
- a CDS encoding 3-hydroxyacyl-CoA dehydrogenase/enoyl-CoA hydratase family protein: MKRSINKVAVLGSGIMGSRIACHFANIGVEVLLLDIAPKELSPEEQAKGLALDNPAVKNRIVNTALQTAVKTNPSPVYTKKALNKIKTGNFDDDMSKIAGYDWVIEVVVENLDIKKKVFEQVEQFRKPGTLITSNTSGIPIHLMAEGRSEDFKSHFCGTHFFNPPRYLKLLEIIPTPHTQPEIVDFLMHYGDKFLGKTTVLCKDTPAFIANRVGVYSIMALLHLVEKLDLTVEEVDKFTGPALGRPKSATFRTSDVVGLDTMIKVAKGLYDNCPDDKAHELFKLPAYVQKMEENKWLGDKTKQGFYKKTKTADGKTEILALDLKTLEYKPQQKVKSATLEMTKPVENLRERMKIFAKGKDKAGELFRHSSFGLFEYVSDRIPEISDELYRIDDAMRAGFGWELGPFELWDAVGVKEAIEGMEQYGNKAAAWVHEMLDAGNTSFYKVENGAKKYYDIPSKSYKALPGTDEFIILDNLRENKTLWKNSGVSIIDLGDGILNVEFHTKMNTIGGDVISGINKAIDMAEKDYRGLVIGNDGANFSAGANVGMIFMMAVEQEWDELNMAIRMFQNTSMRIRYSSIPVVVAPHNLTLGGGCEFSLHADHVQLSAETYMGLVEFGVGVIPGGGGTKEFALRASDEYKDDQIVQNALKDRFLTIGMAKVSTSGYEAYELGYLQKDKFSISMNRNRLLADAKAKAIELADAGYTKPVQRNDIKVLGKQGLGIVYAGANSMYAGHFISEHDKKISEKLGYVMCGGDLSSPTEVTEQYLLDLEREAFLSLAGERKSLERIQSIITKGKPLRN, translated from the coding sequence ATGAAACGAAGCATTAATAAAGTTGCTGTTCTAGGTTCAGGTATTATGGGTTCCCGTATTGCATGCCACTTCGCCAATATTGGTGTTGAGGTTCTGCTTTTGGATATTGCCCCTAAAGAACTGAGCCCCGAAGAGCAGGCAAAAGGATTAGCACTGGATAACCCAGCTGTAAAAAACCGGATTGTAAATACAGCTTTGCAAACCGCTGTGAAAACAAATCCATCGCCAGTTTATACTAAAAAAGCATTAAATAAAATCAAAACGGGTAATTTCGACGATGATATGTCGAAAATTGCCGGTTACGATTGGGTAATTGAAGTGGTGGTCGAAAATCTTGATATCAAGAAAAAAGTTTTCGAACAGGTAGAGCAGTTCCGTAAACCTGGCACATTGATTACTTCCAATACTTCTGGTATTCCCATTCATTTAATGGCTGAAGGAAGAAGTGAAGATTTTAAATCGCATTTCTGCGGAACACACTTTTTTAATCCGCCACGCTATTTAAAATTGCTGGAGATTATCCCTACGCCGCATACACAGCCAGAAATCGTTGATTTCTTAATGCATTATGGCGATAAGTTTTTAGGGAAAACAACTGTTTTATGTAAAGATACCCCAGCTTTTATTGCTAACCGCGTAGGTGTTTATTCCATTATGGCGCTTTTGCACCTTGTAGAGAAATTAGACCTCACGGTAGAAGAAGTTGATAAATTTACCGGGCCAGCATTGGGCAGACCGAAATCGGCTACTTTCCGTACTTCTGATGTAGTTGGTTTAGATACCATGATCAAAGTGGCGAAAGGCCTTTATGATAACTGTCCAGACGATAAAGCGCATGAACTGTTTAAACTTCCGGCTTATGTGCAAAAAATGGAAGAGAACAAGTGGCTTGGCGATAAAACCAAACAGGGTTTCTATAAAAAGACAAAAACTGCAGATGGGAAAACTGAAATCCTTGCCCTTGATTTAAAAACATTAGAATATAAACCCCAGCAAAAAGTAAAATCAGCTACTTTAGAAATGACCAAACCGGTGGAAAACCTTCGTGAGCGCATGAAGATTTTTGCTAAGGGAAAAGATAAAGCAGGTGAACTGTTCCGACACTCTTCTTTCGGACTCTTCGAATATGTATCTGATCGGATCCCGGAAATTTCTGACGAATTATACCGTATTGATGATGCCATGCGTGCAGGTTTCGGTTGGGAATTAGGTCCGTTCGAACTTTGGGATGCCGTTGGGGTAAAAGAAGCTATCGAAGGAATGGAGCAATATGGCAATAAAGCTGCGGCCTGGGTGCACGAAATGCTCGATGCCGGAAATACTTCATTTTATAAAGTAGAAAACGGTGCTAAAAAATATTACGATATCCCTTCTAAAAGTTATAAAGCTTTACCAGGAACAGATGAGTTTATTATTTTAGATAATCTTCGCGAAAATAAAACGCTTTGGAAAAACTCAGGTGTTTCGATCATTGATTTGGGCGATGGTATTCTGAATGTAGAATTCCATACTAAAATGAATACTATTGGAGGCGATGTAATCTCCGGAATCAACAAAGCAATCGATATGGCCGAAAAAGATTACCGTGGTTTGGTAATCGGTAACGATGGCGCAAATTTCTCTGCTGGTGCAAACGTGGGAATGATTTTTATGATGGCGGTAGAGCAGGAGTGGGACGAATTAAATATGGCAATCCGCATGTTCCAGAATACCTCGATGCGCATTCGTTATTCTTCTATTCCGGTTGTGGTGGCACCGCATAATTTAACATTGGGTGGTGGCTGCGAGTTTAGCTTACACGCCGATCACGTGCAGCTCTCTGCCGAAACTTATATGGGTTTAGTAGAGTTTGGCGTAGGTGTTATCCCGGGTGGTGGCGGAACAAAGGAGTTTGCTTTGCGTGCTTCAGATGAATATAAAGACGATCAGATTGTGCAGAATGCATTAAAAGACCGTTTCTTAACCATCGGAATGGCCAAAGTTTCTACCTCAGGTTACGAAGCCTACGAATTGGGTTATCTGCAAAAAGATAAATTTTCAATCTCAATGAACCGTAACCGTTTATTGGCCGATGCAAAAGCCAAGGCGATTGAACTGGCTGATGCAGGGTATACTAAACCCGTTCAGCGTAACGACATTAAGGTTTTGGGCAAGCAAGGTTTAGGAATCGTTTATGCAGGCGCAAATAGCATGTATGCGGGGCATTTCATTTCTGAACATGATAAAAAAATCTCCGAAAAATTAGGTTATGTAATGTGTGGTGGCGATTTATCCTCTCCAACAGAAGTAACCGAGCAATATTTATTGGATTTGGAAAG
- a CDS encoding MarR family winged helix-turn-helix transcriptional regulator translates to MKQQQTIDYHIKFAWQNMFNKYNQMASSFGITQAIGYMLINIDDTDGTAVSNLAALLGVKATSLSRMLNNMEEADLIYRETSAGDKRSVKVFLTDFGKEKKQLAKGVVRKFNEYLDEHFTKKEKETFITLLIKLNDITVAYTVD, encoded by the coding sequence ATGAAACAACAACAAACCATAGATTACCATATTAAGTTTGCCTGGCAAAATATGTTCAATAAGTATAATCAAATGGCTTCCAGTTTTGGAATTACACAGGCTATTGGTTATATGCTCATTAATATAGATGATACCGATGGAACTGCCGTTTCAAATTTAGCTGCCTTATTGGGCGTAAAAGCCACCAGTCTTTCGCGTATGTTAAACAACATGGAAGAAGCCGATCTGATATACCGCGAAACCTCCGCAGGCGATAAACGGTCAGTTAAAGTTTTTCTCACTGATTTTGGTAAAGAGAAAAAACAATTGGCTAAGGGGGTTGTTCGAAAATTTAATGAATACCTCGATGAGCACTTTACCAAAAAAGAGAAGGAAACATTCATTACCCTGTTGATAAAACTAAATGATATTACAGTAGCCTATACTGTTGATTAA
- a CDS encoding DUF6089 family protein, which yields MKLQLFKTLPVALAGLLIGSVASAQESPATSSTSFKTWSIGVNAGVLTPLSPLGGKNDFSNNKSSLGYGLYIKKQFTPYFSLRLDGVRGKLKGDNTEAYESGVVNNSPVRAFDTELSYSGSLNAVVNMFNIDMFKKENALQLYASAGAGIAGYKPTITTAAGSRLYAGDENINELIIPVGLGAKFKISDAVNFDLGWTITFLDGDNLDGYYRGGNDKYNYAYAGLEFALGSGKQLAFHNPVALTYDEALKAKQTAEGLKSDLNAQKADNAKLRAELNDILKDTDGDGVADKLDKCPDTPAGTVVDGSGCPLKTPEKVVEKVIVTEEDRKVVNEAIKNLEFDLGKATIRSKSYASLNRVAALLVQKNFSLKLAGHTDNTGSKELNLRLSKERAESVKAYLVSQGANASRIEATGYGMGQPIATNKTAAGRQQNRRVEFTLY from the coding sequence ATGAAACTACAATTATTTAAAACCTTACCAGTAGCACTCGCTGGTTTATTAATCGGTTCGGTTGCTTCCGCTCAGGAAAGCCCGGCAACTTCATCTACCTCGTTCAAAACGTGGTCGATTGGAGTAAACGCAGGTGTTTTAACCCCTCTTTCACCATTGGGTGGTAAAAACGATTTTAGCAATAACAAATCGAGCTTAGGTTATGGCCTTTACATCAAAAAACAATTTACACCTTATTTCTCGTTACGTTTAGACGGAGTTCGCGGTAAATTAAAAGGCGATAACACCGAAGCTTACGAAAGTGGTGTAGTAAACAATTCTCCGGTAAGAGCTTTCGATACTGAATTATCTTATTCAGGAAGTTTAAATGCTGTAGTAAACATGTTCAATATCGATATGTTTAAAAAAGAGAATGCTTTACAACTTTATGCTTCTGCTGGTGCGGGTATTGCAGGTTACAAACCTACTATTACAACAGCAGCTGGTTCTAGACTTTATGCAGGTGATGAAAACATCAACGAATTGATTATCCCTGTAGGTTTAGGTGCTAAATTTAAAATCTCTGATGCAGTTAACTTCGATTTAGGTTGGACAATCACATTCCTTGATGGTGATAACTTAGATGGTTACTACAGAGGCGGTAATGACAAATACAACTATGCTTATGCTGGTTTAGAGTTTGCATTAGGTAGCGGAAAACAATTGGCTTTCCACAATCCGGTAGCTTTAACTTATGATGAAGCATTAAAAGCAAAACAAACTGCAGAAGGTTTAAAATCTGACTTAAATGCACAAAAAGCTGATAATGCAAAATTACGTGCTGAATTAAATGATATCTTAAAAGATACAGATGGTGATGGCGTTGCAGATAAATTGGATAAATGTCCTGATACACCTGCAGGTACTGTAGTAGATGGTTCAGGTTGTCCATTAAAAACTCCAGAAAAAGTTGTAGAAAAAGTAATTGTTACTGAAGAAGACCGTAAGGTAGTTAACGAAGCAATTAAAAACTTAGAGTTCGATTTAGGTAAAGCAACTATCCGTTCTAAATCTTATGCTTCATTAAACAGGGTTGCTGCATTGTTAGTTCAGAAAAACTTCAGCTTAAAATTAGCTGGTCACACTGATAACACTGGTTCAAAAGAACTAAACTTACGTTTATCTAAAGAAAGAGCAGAATCTGTTAAAGCTTATTTAGTTTCTCAAGGTGCTAATGCATCACGTATCGAGGCTACAGGTTACGGTATGGGTCAACCAATTGCTACCAATAAAACAGCAGCTGGTCGTCAACAAAACCGTCGTGTAGAGTTTACACTTTACTAG
- a CDS encoding GAF domain-containing protein, which produces MLEYIYACLSPPLLNEDHQAWGLCAPMQPLTFYGTELMYELLEHEEKDQHSFAGSKTLEQHQHDRLHFIYSFILDKLYDFHSPVKEKYHSALNADTGLPAYFHIGVNASFIEVKAKRSLPELSYRELQQYLADESGLDKLQELLPLDLFELRGISVLTITDVTAKHAVENIKNVRLSRVPGSEGAAYEEVIQSLKVLVQNANIQFDLFPFVRVNNKMVYGYVKGGSGLLFSVWGEETLSPEAFRQIAEGYAANPNSFYSPDIWAESKEMFPWLDRFRELNVKSMALIPVFHNHILVGVLGMHTWLGETFNERKITLLDPVLSPIAQLLQVYIDEFNFEIENIIKEKYTSIQPAVQWKFNEAAWHYLYDKKKNLPLRTDDISFNDVYPFYGAIDIRNSTTERNAASKADLGLHLNLLSETLDQLSKTYTDALLVEMIFNCKKWNNLLHGNELNTTEENSLNIFLKEETSDYLQLISQSHPHTQKVIGKYLELISAHDGQVYKHRQALETSMQLINRDINAYFETEREKLQESYPCYFEKFRTDGVEYDIYIGQSIAPDKVFNHFHLKNLRLWQLSSMVTIARLVRQLQPDMPVKLTTTQLIFIHNHPIDINFRIDERKFDVEGAYNIRYQMIKKRIDKVLIRNSQERLTQPDKLALIYFNKRDIDDYLPFVKYLQETGALGAETEDLDLEDLQGLSGLKALRLAIL; this is translated from the coding sequence TTGCTGGAGTACATTTACGCCTGTCTTTCACCACCACTTCTAAACGAAGATCATCAAGCCTGGGGACTTTGTGCACCTATGCAGCCCCTCACTTTTTATGGTACGGAACTGATGTATGAGTTGCTTGAACATGAAGAGAAAGATCAGCACAGCTTCGCCGGATCAAAAACACTTGAGCAACATCAGCACGATCGCCTGCATTTTATTTATTCCTTCATCCTTGATAAATTATATGATTTTCACTCGCCGGTAAAAGAAAAATATCATTCAGCACTCAATGCCGATACCGGTTTGCCAGCTTATTTCCACATTGGTGTAAATGCCAGTTTCATCGAAGTGAAGGCTAAAAGGAGCTTACCAGAACTTAGTTACCGCGAATTGCAACAATACTTAGCTGATGAATCTGGCTTAGATAAATTGCAAGAGCTATTACCATTAGATCTTTTCGAACTCCGCGGCATTTCAGTATTAACCATTACTGATGTTACGGCGAAACATGCGGTCGAAAATATTAAAAATGTAAGGTTAAGCCGTGTGCCCGGCAGCGAAGGTGCTGCTTATGAAGAGGTAATTCAATCGCTTAAAGTATTGGTTCAAAACGCCAACATCCAGTTTGATCTTTTTCCTTTTGTTAGGGTGAATAATAAAATGGTTTATGGCTATGTAAAAGGTGGCAGCGGACTGCTTTTTTCGGTATGGGGCGAAGAAACCCTAAGTCCTGAAGCTTTTAGGCAGATTGCCGAGGGTTATGCTGCAAACCCCAATTCTTTTTATTCGCCCGATATCTGGGCAGAAAGCAAAGAGATGTTCCCGTGGCTGGATAGGTTTAGGGAACTGAATGTAAAATCGATGGCGCTTATTCCGGTATTTCATAACCATATATTGGTTGGGGTGTTGGGCATGCATACCTGGCTTGGTGAAACTTTCAACGAAAGGAAAATCACCTTATTGGATCCCGTACTATCGCCAATTGCCCAGCTACTCCAGGTTTACATTGATGAATTTAACTTTGAGATTGAAAATATCATCAAAGAAAAATATACTTCTATCCAGCCAGCCGTTCAATGGAAATTTAATGAAGCTGCCTGGCATTATCTTTACGATAAGAAGAAGAACCTGCCCCTCCGTACAGATGATATCAGTTTTAATGATGTTTATCCTTTTTATGGTGCCATAGATATTCGAAATTCAACCACCGAACGGAATGCCGCCAGTAAAGCCGATCTGGGCCTGCACCTAAACTTGCTCAGCGAAACACTGGATCAGCTTAGCAAAACCTATACGGATGCTTTGCTGGTAGAAATGATATTCAACTGTAAAAAATGGAATAATCTTTTACATGGCAATGAGTTGAATACCACCGAAGAGAACAGCCTCAATATTTTTCTTAAAGAAGAAACCAGCGATTATCTGCAGCTCATTTCCCAATCGCATCCCCATACCCAAAAGGTAATCGGTAAATATCTTGAACTTATTTCTGCACACGATGGCCAGGTTTATAAACACCGGCAGGCTTTAGAAACATCCATGCAGCTGATAAACCGGGATATTAATGCTTATTTTGAAACTGAACGTGAAAAACTACAAGAGTCCTATCCCTGTTATTTCGAAAAGTTCAGGACAGATGGTGTTGAGTACGACATCTATATCGGTCAGTCCATTGCTCCTGATAAGGTTTTTAATCATTTCCATTTAAAGAACCTGCGTTTGTGGCAACTTTCATCAATGGTTACCATTGCCAGATTGGTACGGCAACTTCAGCCTGATATGCCCGTTAAACTCACTACAACCCAATTAATTTTTATCCATAATCATCCTATAGATATTAATTTTAGGATTGACGAAAGAAAGTTTGATGTAGAAGGAGCGTATAACATCAGGTACCAGATGATCAAAAAAAGGATCGATAAAGTATTGATCCGAAATTCACAGGAACGGCTTACACAACCCGATAAACTGGCATTAATCTATTTTAATAAGAGAGATATTGACGATTACCTGCCATTTGTAAAATACCTGCAAGAAACAGGTGCTTTGGGCGCCGAAACAGAAGATCTTGATTTAGAAGACCTGCAAGGATTGAGTGGCTTAAAAGCCTTGCGTTTGGCGATTTTATAA
- the ggt gene encoding gamma-glutamyltransferase translates to MQKTIKPLIKIKNSFASLTLVVLLAGCVTGQLGKNNSGEYKNGMVVSAHPEASQVGIDILKKGGNAVDAAVAVQFALAVVYPNAGNIGGGGFMVYRGANGEINALDFREKAAASASRDMYLDSAGNPIVDKSLYGYLASGVPGSVDGMVEAHKKYGKLSWAQVLQPAIDLAQNGFKITKRQAGELNSLHRKFMEFNPDGTAFVNLESTWQENDLLVQKELTNTLKLIQKKGRAGFYEGAVADSVVAEMQRGKGLITKEDLKNYHSAWRKPITGNYRGYKIITMPPTSSGGIALVQLLQSVEKFPLKKWGHNADSTVQVIVEAERRVYADRATHLGDPDFYAVPQQQLLSPDYNQNRMANFNWAAATPSSSVLAGEIKGTEHEETTHFSIVDRDGNAVSITTTLNGSYGSLVAVKGAGFLLNNEMDDFSVKPGAPNMYGLVGGEANAIAPNKRMLSSMTPSIVEKDGKLFMVVGTPGGSTIITSVFQTIINVIDFDMSMQEAVAAKKFHHQWLPDEVYVEKDAIDSLSTEKLKAKGYKIVPRGAIGRVDAILKTKWGNYQGGADPRGDDKAIGW, encoded by the coding sequence ATGCAGAAAACTATAAAGCCCCTCATTAAAATTAAAAATTCTTTCGCTTCCTTAACTTTGGTGGTTTTGCTTGCTGGTTGCGTAACTGGTCAGCTAGGTAAAAATAATAGTGGCGAATATAAAAACGGGATGGTGGTTTCAGCCCATCCGGAAGCTTCGCAGGTTGGGATAGATATTTTAAAAAAGGGAGGTAATGCTGTTGATGCTGCCGTTGCAGTTCAGTTTGCGCTGGCTGTAGTTTATCCCAATGCAGGGAATATCGGCGGCGGTGGTTTTATGGTTTACCGTGGTGCAAATGGCGAAATAAACGCGTTGGATTTTCGTGAAAAAGCAGCCGCATCTGCAAGCAGGGATATGTACCTCGATAGCGCTGGAAACCCGATTGTAGATAAAAGTTTGTATGGTTATTTAGCTTCTGGTGTTCCCGGATCAGTTGATGGCATGGTAGAGGCACACAAAAAATATGGAAAACTTTCCTGGGCACAAGTATTGCAACCGGCGATAGACCTTGCCCAGAACGGTTTCAAAATCACTAAACGACAAGCCGGGGAGTTGAACAGTTTGCACCGTAAATTTATGGAATTTAACCCTGACGGAACTGCTTTTGTTAATTTAGAAAGTACCTGGCAGGAAAATGATTTGCTCGTTCAAAAAGAGCTGACCAATACTTTAAAACTGATCCAGAAGAAAGGCAGGGCAGGTTTTTATGAAGGTGCAGTAGCCGATTCGGTTGTGGCAGAGATGCAGCGCGGCAAGGGATTGATCACTAAGGAAGATTTAAAAAATTATCACTCCGCCTGGCGTAAACCCATTACAGGTAATTACAGGGGTTATAAAATTATTACCATGCCGCCAACATCAAGCGGTGGTATTGCTTTGGTACAACTGTTGCAAAGTGTAGAAAAATTTCCTCTTAAAAAGTGGGGACATAATGCCGATTCTACTGTTCAGGTTATTGTAGAAGCCGAGAGAAGGGTGTATGCCGATCGTGCCACACATTTGGGCGACCCTGATTTTTATGCAGTACCACAACAACAGTTATTAAGTCCTGATTATAATCAAAACCGCATGGCCAATTTTAACTGGGCGGCCGCAACTCCAAGCAGTTCGGTTCTAGCGGGAGAGATAAAAGGTACAGAGCACGAAGAAACCACACATTTTTCTATTGTAGACCGTGATGGTAATGCTGTTTCAATCACTACAACATTAAACGGCTCTTATGGATCGTTGGTAGCCGTAAAAGGTGCTGGCTTTCTGCTAAATAATGAAATGGACGATTTTTCTGTTAAACCGGGCGCTCCAAATATGTACGGTTTAGTGGGTGGCGAAGCCAATGCCATTGCTCCAAATAAAAGAATGTTGAGCTCTATGACACCCAGTATTGTAGAGAAAGATGGAAAATTATTTATGGTGGTGGGTACGCCCGGTGGCTCAACCATTATCACTTCTGTATTTCAGACCATTATAAATGTAATCGATTTCGACATGTCGATGCAAGAAGCTGTAGCCGCAAAGAAATTCCATCATCAATGGTTGCCAGATGAGGTATATGTAGAAAAGGATGCAATTGACAGCTTATCGACAGAAAAATTAAAGGCAAAAGGTTATAAGATCGTTCCCCGTGGTGCAATTGGAAGGGTTGATGCCATCTTAAAAACCAAATGGGGCAACTATCAGGGCGGTGCCGATCCACGTGGCGATGATAAGGCCATTGGCTGGTAG
- a CDS encoding AMP-dependent synthetase/ligase, whose translation MAAEIKRVFDLLKYSLENPKQEFISGKVSGKWINYSTVDFCDAVDQLSRGLIKQGITKGGRVAVMSHNRPEWNIADFAANQIGAYQIPLYPTLAEHDIEFILKDAEISIIFVADEELYKKIKPCADAINPNIKIYSFNEIPEAENWTTLIELGKANSDINLDEYRAKVAPEDILTLIYTSGTTGTPKGVMLTHNNLVANFVNSSVVMPEGVKKGLSFLPLSHIFERMIIYLYLFNYTAIYYAESMDTIVADIQHVKPNAFSTVPRLLEKVYDKIMEKGKALTGVKKGIFFWSVALAEKYTINAGGWYNFKLGIARKLVFKKWQEALGGEIVVIVSGGAALNPRLARIFWAAGMPVFEGYGLTETSPVITVNHFGGTMFGTVGEVIKGVEVKIAQDGEVLTRGHQVMKGYYNRPDLTDEAVDKDGWFHTGDIGELVDGRFLKITDRKKEMFKTAGGKYVAPQMLENKYKESIFIEQIMVLGENRKFPSALIVPNFETLKTWAGRKGITFTTNEEMIKNEQVLAKYNEVIEASNVGFGKWEQVKRFALLPKEWSIDGGELTPKLSLKRKVITEKNNEVIEKIYKDAENYKAPH comes from the coding sequence ATGGCGGCAGAAATTAAACGGGTTTTTGATCTTTTGAAATACAGCCTCGAAAATCCAAAGCAAGAGTTCATCAGCGGAAAAGTTAGCGGAAAATGGATAAATTATAGTACAGTCGATTTTTGTGATGCTGTAGATCAACTAAGCCGTGGATTGATTAAGCAGGGCATTACCAAAGGTGGTAGAGTAGCGGTAATGTCGCACAACAGACCCGAATGGAATATTGCAGATTTTGCAGCCAACCAGATTGGTGCCTATCAGATTCCGCTGTACCCAACACTTGCCGAACACGACATTGAATTTATATTAAAGGATGCAGAGATTTCGATCATTTTCGTCGCTGATGAAGAATTGTATAAAAAAATTAAACCCTGTGCTGATGCCATAAACCCCAATATCAAAATTTATAGTTTTAATGAAATTCCCGAAGCCGAAAACTGGACTACATTAATCGAACTGGGTAAAGCCAACAGTGATATCAATCTGGATGAATACCGCGCTAAAGTGGCTCCCGAAGATATTTTAACTTTAATCTATACTTCCGGAACTACAGGTACTCCAAAAGGGGTAATGCTAACGCACAATAACCTGGTGGCAAACTTTGTAAACTCGTCTGTGGTAATGCCCGAAGGTGTTAAAAAAGGCCTCAGCTTTTTGCCGCTCTCGCACATTTTCGAACGGATGATCATTTATCTGTACTTATTTAATTACACCGCTATTTATTATGCCGAAAGTATGGATACCATCGTGGCCGATATTCAGCATGTAAAGCCAAATGCATTCTCTACCGTTCCACGTCTGCTCGAAAAAGTATACGATAAGATTATGGAAAAAGGCAAGGCATTAACGGGCGTTAAAAAAGGAATTTTCTTTTGGTCGGTGGCCTTGGCCGAAAAATATACCATTAATGCGGGTGGCTGGTATAATTTTAAACTTGGTATTGCCCGTAAACTGGTTTTTAAAAAATGGCAGGAAGCACTTGGTGGTGAGATTGTAGTGATCGTATCGGGCGGAGCAGCATTAAACCCACGTTTGGCCAGAATTTTCTGGGCAGCAGGTATGCCGGTTTTCGAAGGTTATGGCTTAACCGAAACCTCGCCTGTAATTACCGTTAACCATTTCGGTGGAACCATGTTCGGAACCGTAGGCGAGGTAATTAAAGGTGTGGAAGTTAAAATTGCGCAAGATGGTGAAGTATTAACCCGAGGTCACCAGGTGATGAAAGGTTATTATAACCGTCCTGATTTAACCGATGAAGCTGTAGATAAAGACGGTTGGTTCCATACCGGGGATATCGGCGAGCTGGTTGATGGCCGTTTCTTAAAAATTACCGACCGTAAAAAGGAAATGTTTAAAACAGCAGGTGGTAAATACGTAGCACCACAAATGCTGGAGAATAAATATAAAGAATCGATTTTTATCGAACAGATTATGGTATTGGGCGAAAATAGAAAATTCCCGTCGGCCTTAATCGTTCCAAATTTTGAAACCTTAAAAACCTGGGCGGGCAGAAAAGGAATTACTTTTACCACAAACGAAGAAATGATCAAAAACGAGCAGGTGCTTGCCAAATATAATGAAGTGATTGAAGCTTCAAATGTGGGTTTTGGTAAATGGGAACAGGTAAAAAGATTTGCCTTATTGCCAAAAGAATGGAGCATAGATGGTGGAGAACTTACCCCCAAATTAAGCTTAAAAAGAAAAGTGATTACTGAAAAAAACAATGAGGTGATCGAAAAAATATACAAGGATGCAGAAAACTATAAAGCCCCTCATTAA